The genomic stretch CACCAGAGCAGAAGCGCCTGGACGTCCTGGGATGACAGATAAACCGACCCAGAGACACTAGGCGACAGGCAGACCCTCGCCCGGTCGGTTCGGGGCCTGggggctggctgtgccctcACCCCGGCTGGCTCAggggctggctgtgcccacAGCCCGGTCCCTCACCCCGGCTGGCTCGGGCCCGCCGGGCCCCGTCCGTGCCGCGGCTCCCCGTCCGCACTCACTTCTTCATGATGTCGATCTCGTGGCACCAGCGGTCCTTATTCTTGACGCTGAGCTCCAGCCGACAGGACTTGATGGCCACCCGGGCGCCCGAGTCCTGCGGGACACAGCGCCGTCAGccgccccggccctgccctgcccgccgccctgcccggcccggcccggccccgcgccgccccaCCTGGTGCTGGTAGAGGCAGACGTTACCGAAGCCGCCGGTGCCCAGGCGGTCGCGCATCTCCCAGGGCCCGCAGCCGCCCGCCGGCTGCCCCCGCagcgccgccccgccgggggcccgctccgcgccgccgccgggcccggggggGGCGCCCCGCTCCATCGCAGCCACTCGGCGCCACCGGCACTCCGCCTTTATTGCCGCGTCACCGcgcgcgcccgcccgcccgccaaTAGCCGCGCGCGTCCGCCGCCGCCGTCAGCGCCGCCGTCAGGCCCGGAGGGCGAAGTCGAAGGGCTGGAAGTCGCGGCGGAAGGCGCGGGCCTGCGCCGCCTCCTCCGCCCGCTCCGCCTCGCACCGCCGCCAGTCGGCCCGCTGCGGCAGCGCCAGCAGCGCCTCGCTCGCCAGCACCTCCCTGCAAGCACAGCCGGCGTCACCGCCGACGTCACGCGCCGGGCGTGCCGTCAGCGCCGCGCCCCGCGAGGCcggggagggcaggaaggcagaggggaggaggggaggcaccGACCTGCCGAAGTGCAGCGGGAAGCGGCCGCGGATGCGGTGGAAGAGCTTCTCCCCCGTGTCCAGCTCCACGTAGAAGTACGGCGTCCCCGGCTGCGCCACCTGCGGGGAGAGAGACCGGGAGGGGGGGTCCGCCGGGCAGCCCCGCACCCCCGGCAGCGCCGCGGCCTCCCACCAGCGAAGAGCACGGGTTTCGGAAAAGGGCAGGTGTCTTCTAACCAGAGAGGATTTCCTTCAGAGAGGAAACTCGGCAAAACAAACCAGCCAACCCAGAGACACCAAACCGCATCAGTGGCTGACATCAAACTAACTTCCAGGGGGTGACGAAGCGATGGAGCGCTTTCTGCTAGGCTCATCAGTAGAGGATGCGCACAGGGCGcaactgtaatattttttttgtggtttagtTCTGCAGCTAGCTACCACTACAGAGTCACTGAAGGAGAGAGCCAGGCAGTCCTGATCATTCCGAGCTAAGTCATCCTGTACTAATACAGCTCAtttttagaggaagaaaagcacGTGAAGAGACTACGTTCGCATTTCTTGGCTAAAAAATCAGCCTCTGAGCTTGCCACCGTGGGCATCAATAGCTGCAACGGCTTGGAAAGAGACAAGCACACACAAAGGCTATTTCCTGCGGCTGCTGCAGATCAGGTCTCCCTGTCACCACTgagcacaaattaaaaaaaaccctacatcaCTACTGGCTCATTTCTCTGATATAACAGgaagatttatttcaaattcttaTGCAAGGGAACCTAAAGCTACCTGATGTGCAGCAGCATAGAaagggggttggggtttggtgtCAGAAGGAATGAATTCAGCAAGCCCTACACGCAGCTAGAACAATTGTCAGATAAACAATGCATCTGTTCATGGGAACTGCAAAATACATCTGGCACATCTCCAAATCAAGTCTACAATGATCTGCCTCCAACAGTTTAACCCTACCATGCAAAGTGACCTCGGGGAAACGGCAGCCTAGACAGGACAGAGGGAAAGTAAGTAACAGGTGAAATCTTGTCTCATACTTGCGTGATATCTGAGTGCTCTGGGATTTCTAATAATTCAATCTGTTGTTCCTGTGCCTGTGAAATAAAGGACTCTTTGATGTCTTCGGTAGTACAGTGGTCCAATGGGACAGGAATCACCTGGAGAGGGAGGACAATGTTTccataaaaggaagaaaaggcaaaacaaactaCTTACAGAAAACAATCAATCCATCACTGGAGCTGCTACGCTCCTCAGTACTGCTCAGCATCATCAAACAAGACAGGTGAGCACCTATCTGTACAGGCTTAAACTtacgagatttttttttctgtaggagctgaacaaaaagctgaaaactaaAAGCTTGAAAAAGTTCTCAGCACAGCCTGCTCCATTCTGATCTCTGTGGTAGTTTAAGGCCGCTCTGATATAGTTACAGATCTGCCACATACAGAAACCACCACAATAAACCCCGAAGTGATTGACAcacaaggacaaaaaaaaaatcaaatcaaaggGCTGGTAGACAGTGACCAAAGTTCTGCACGTATCTGGATTTTCAGCCTACTTCAGCTACAAATGCAAGCACCACAGTTCGTGTGCCAGTGTGATACAATCAGAGCAAAGTCTTGCAACCTATCTGAAAACCGTGCGGACTTTTTAACCAGTTCTGAGTTTTCCTCACCCACTCAACACAACcaatgctgtgctgctgtaACAGGAAGAATTAAATGACTGTGGCTGAAGCAGCACACcggttttatttttgctctggCACTATCTGTGGGTAGGATGACTTCTCTCCATACTCTGGGAAGTCACAAAATAAAGAGGGAAATTTGAAGGTGAGCTTTCTTCTTCGATTCATTTGCAGGTAAGTGCAAGTTTATATTCTCCCAGGGTGACACTGAAACCATACCTGTAGCTGCAGATGCTGACTCCTATAGTTTCTTTCAAATAGGACATATCTCTTTCCcttgcttctgaaaaattccTTTAGGGCAGACTTGTACTTGGTCACTTCTTCCACCACCTCCGAGGACAAGTCAACCACTGACTGATAGTGCCCGATCGGCAAAATCAAGACGTGATCAGGTAATAAGCCACCTTTGGCCAGGGCAAGATAGCACTAGAGTGAAACAATGCACACTGGTTACTCACTGCAAGCAACGCTCACTTACCATGCTGTGGAAATTTACTCTCTGACTGCATTGTGAGTATCCCCCAGCCTGGCAATTCTGCCTCGGGAACTGGAAAGTGTTCTCTATGCCACTTATTAGGGATTGTTTATTACCAATTTATTAATTActagaggaatgagaaagagAGGGGAACTGCTTaaggatcaaaaaaaaaaatttttttttgagtgccATAGAATGCCTTgtctgcaggaaagcagctgaGTGAGCTTCACCACTGAGGCTAGAATTTCTTACTATGACGAGAAAATCCACTTGAAAATTgttaacagcttttaaaataagccCGTGGACAAACCTGTTCCTGTAGGAATTTGTGGATTATGCTATGCAGGAGCAATAACTTTAAGCAAAGTGAATATACTAATGACTGAATTAATTTCCAAGATGTACTTCCAGATGTCAACTTTAAAGCTATCTTACCTTTTGTTTAATCTATACATAACAAAACTGAAACCAATCATCCCAGGGAGATCTGGCATAACTCCAGTGCATCCTGCTGCCACAGCAGGTCCCAGTTAACACTGAGTTCATGCTGGAAAAGTTCTGCCAGATGGTAACAAAAGCAAACCATgagggctggcacagcagaaaGTGTTCTGGCACGATaatccagccctgctgctggagcaaaatttcatgcttcattttttaaaagactttatcTACTTAAGTCTTTTGTAGGGGATATGCAgggaaactgaaaacaaaatcaagagTCAGCTTCAAAtaaagtttgtttctttttttaagatttaaaattgGAGCTTGATATCTTAAATTACCATGTCTTAGCAAGATTCTGCCGTCGTGTAGCAAAGAACGTGCTACAGGTACTTACATGCGTGCCGATACTAACAACCAAGTGCTTCTCAACTTCTGGGCTGGCGAGGCAGAACCAGCAGGGCCCTGTGGGCTGTGCTTTATcgggagaggaaaaagagaaacaagtgTTAGCACAAGGCTTATTTGTCAGAACAAGGAACGGAACAAGATCTGGAAGAGCTGTTATTTTTCCAGCCACCGTTCCCAGTTGATAAAGTGCTGAAGTTGTCAGAAGAACACGGCTCCTGGAAGCAGATCTGGTCAGAGAACTGGTGCCTCTGGGAAATTCCAGCaagagaggaggtggcagcagTCACACCCTTGCTGACTGCCATTCTAATTGAAGGCTCTAATTTAATGGAAGAGCACTAATTCCAGGAATTTAATGGTTACAGCTCACTAATAAGAAAGCACCAGcgaatttaaacaaaaaaatcaaaaagaggTAAAATTACTGCCTAGGTACAGACGAGAACAGACACTGTCAAACAGACTTGTCAGATCTGGCCTATTCATAACACTCAAAACACTTGGATTCACACCCAAACTGCAATACCTGAGCTGACCTTTAATATAAGTTGATGGCATTGTTAAGCTAGGACTCTCCTTAGGGTCAAACACTATATTCACATCCTCTGCAGGTTGTGTACAAGAATAGATAAGAAGCTTTGCAGATGCAGTAAACATGACGGGGCTCTCCCAAGAACTGCAGGAAACCAAACGTCCAATTCTGAGGTTTGTTTCTGAGCAGAACAGTGTAACAAGGCTCTCTTCTCATAACATCAAACTCCAGAAGACCTTGGAACTTGTATGAATATGCACAATGGCACAGTATGTCCTACAGAAATGATAtgggaaaacaagaaaacccgCATGCATTGTTTCATCAAATCTGATTGCCATTACAGCCAGTTGTGCCTCTGCAGGCACATACAGAGCAATGACACTGCACTTGTTTCAGCATAAAGTAATTTAGCCTGTAGAACTGTTATGTGCAAGGACTACGCAAAGGGTTTGGAaatctaataaataaaaactgaacaACTTAGTCTCACGTAACAAAGGCAACCAGACTGATCTACCAGAGGCATTTTTGAAGAATGCCTTCTTACCCACTGGCAGTGGGAAtagttttcacagaaacaaaagggGAGGCCGACACctacatttgcattttaagcCCAAATTTCTTTATAATTGAGACCAACATTTCTAAAAACACATGCTTGCAATAACACTGTCATTGAGGAGTCACAATCCTTAGAGatttcatttcaatttcttcAAGTCAGACAAACCCTAATGAGATTTACAGCACAGAAATACATTCATTAATACTTCATGAACTCACAGGACAGAAAACTAAAGTGGTGTTTCAAGAGCTCATCAGCACCATGATCCAGTCTCTTGCAGTCCCTCTGAATGGAAACATCCTGCTTTGTGAAACTGCCTTTTGTCATGTTCAGAGGGTAAATGGCATCGGCCCAACCTCAACCACTACAGATCCAACTAGCTTTTAAACTATacttttggcttttctttcacCTATTGATTATCAGGTTTGTAGGAGAAAAGGGACCTTTCATTCCTCTGTATTCCCACAGCAACCAGTACAGTGACAGAGCACATCGGCAAGCTGACATATACAGCTCAACAGcttgagaaaaatgaagagggAGATGGTCCAATGCCTCAAAGGGAAGAGCCCAGGAAAAAAGCATCCACATACTTACGGGgttttttggcttgtttgggTTGGGAGTTCCCGCTCTCTTTCCCACTTGAGGGACGTTTCTTTCCCTGGTGCTTGCTCAAATCAAAGAAAAACTGACAAGCTGGTTCTTCctgttagaaaatgaaaaccaaacccCTTTATAACTGCATCACAGAGAGTCACAGTATATACaagaatttgctttttcctgaagagGTGTGTAACCACCTTTGAAAAGCTTCAACAGCAAAAGCATCGATATCCTGTAAGAGAATGAACTGAGCTCTCTCAGTAACGCAGCAGACTTTGCCTGCCTGGATACACAGCCTCAGCCAGGGAAAAAATTACGTGAAGCTGCCCCAAATCGCCACATTCTCCTATTTAGCCTCATGCTGAACACTCAGAATTGCTTGATTTTATGGATTATTCAAATCTCTTTTTGACTTGACAGCCAGTACCAAAAGAATGTCTTTATATCTTAGAGATGTCTCTCAACAGACTCACACAAAGGCTGAAACCATTTGACTAAGCTGTCACGTATGGCAAAATGCCATTAGGAGGCTTcaatgctgcagaggaaagcacTTGGGAAGAGGAACGCAAAGAGCAGGGCTGCTCATGCCCGCTTGGCTTGGCTCCCACAGGGAAGCACAACTGCAGTGTAAAATCCAACCCAACTGGCACGTACAGCAGAAACTTCACAAGCTTTTGTGCCTGTCTCCAGTTGGATATTGAAGCTCAAAGATACAATAATTTTTGCTTCCATCAAGTTATTGACTGTTTGGTCTATTTAAAGGCTTACTGCCAGGAGCTGAACACAACAGCAAATCTCAGCCAATGATTTCCCAATTTGGTTTCTCTACATTATGTTAAGACATACAGGCATAACTATTCACACGTCCGCATTAGCAGAGTTATCCCACAATGCTTAGAGGACAAAACATGCTCTGCGCAATGAACATAAGCCACTTGTCTGATGATCAGATTATGAAGTTGGGGATTTCAAAGCTTCTGACACCAACAGCTCGGTGTTCAGGCCTCAGGAAGGAACCCCTCTGCCCTCAGGTGGCAAGCAATCAATATTTAAAGGAGCATGAAGGTTGTAACTTAGGAcgcaccacaaaaaaaaaccaaaaccacacagtacCCAACACCTAGCTCACCAGCATCGAAGGATACAGTGGAAATGCAGTATCAAAAAAAGATAGCACCTGAGTAGCCAGCAGTCTAAGGGAGAAAATTGGGGGCCAACTGCAAAGTTGACAAGCTCAGAAAGAACAAGACTGCATGCAGAGGTGCCCATAGGGGACAGTCCTGACAAGCAAGCAGATCTAACTACAGCATCACCATGCAGACCTACAGggagaatcacagaagggtttgggttggaagggactgtTTAAGCttgtctagtccaaccccctgcaatgagcaggttgctcagagccccgtccaacctcaccttgaatgtttccagggaggaggcatctaccacctctctggaacctgtgccagtgtttcaccaccctcagcgtaaaatttttttcttatatccaGTCCCAaactaccctcttttagtttaaaaccattaccccttgtcctattgctacaggccctactaaaaagtctgtccccatctttcttgtaagaccctgtcctggttttggctaagagagagttaattttcaccagaagctgggacgggacacagccaggacaggtgacccaaactagccgAAGAGgtattctataccatatgacgtcatgctcagcataaaagggtGCTAGTCAGGGAGGGGCAGCACAGCTCCAGGACGGTCTCTACACCGCAGCCAGGGAGAACGGCCCTACCTGGaatctctggcagaaagcaccaggggagactcgaggctgacccctggggttttggagtcgggcatacagaggatccgaggcccactacactccaactgaaaaagagatattggcagcatatgaaggggtcggagctgcttcagaggtggtTGGTACCAAAGCACAGCTTCTtctggcaccccgactgccggtgctgggctggatgttcaaagagagggtcccctctacacaccatgcaactgatgctatgtggagtaagtgggtcacACCGATCACACAGTGGGATCGAGCAGGAAACCCCAATTGCCCAGGAAccctggaagtgatcacagactggccagaaggcaaagactTCCGAatgtcaccagaggaggaggtgacatgCGCTGAAGAAGACCCAGCATATAATAAACCAACAGAAGATGGGAAGCCATAcaccctgttcactgatgggtcctgttgcattgtgggaaagcattaGAGGcggaaggctgctgtatggagtcctacacgacgagttgcagaagctgctgaaagagaaggagaatcaagccagtttgcagagatgaagccatccagctggctctaGAGAACTGCTGCTGAACAAGAACAGTGGCCAATGCTCTGCCTCtctactgactcatggatggtggccaatgccctgtgggggtggttacagcaatggaagcagagcagctggcagcgcagaggcaaacccatctgggctgccccatcgtggcaagatattgctgcccagctagagaagctggttgtaaaagtacGTCACGTAGATGCCCCCATACtcaagagtcgggccactgaggaacatcacgACAACCAGCAGgggatcaggctgccaagattgaagtggctcaggtggatttggactggcaacataagggtgaattatttatagctcgctgggcccatgacacctcaggccatcaagaaagagatgcaacatatagatgggctcgtgatcgaggggtggacttgaccatggacACCAtctcacaggttatccatgaatgtgaaacatgcgctgcagtcaagcaagccaagcgggtaaagcctgTCTGGTGtggaggacgatggctgaaatatcaatatggggaggcctggcagcaACTGGcgcccagcaacttccttgaaCTCGACATCTTCAACCCGCAGACTGCGGGCACGGGCCCtgccagatacaccagccgcAAACTGGATACAGCCGTAACAAtccaacagcacacaccatCGCTCCTGCCCagagagactgttatgacagatggagccccAAGTCACGGATTAAATGAACTCAACGGACATCACAGAGGGATGGCCTacagactaagggaatgatatatgtgcgtgtatatatatacacaccaaAGACAGGGAAAGCGGTGGTGATTAATTGGGAagtgtaggatctgggcatgatgTCGATGGTATAGAATtaggggtggataatgtcctggttttggctagggtagagttaattttcacaagaagctgggaggggacacagccaggacaggtgactcaaactagccaaagggatattccatactatatgatgtCACACTCAGCATAAAAGGAGGATAGGTAGGGATGGGTGTCATGGCTCCAGGATGGTCTGAATGCACGATCGGTCTTGGGTGAgaaaactgcattgtgtatcagCCCTCCTGTATATTCTGTTCTAactactgttgttgttattcttctcttcctttgccatcccagtaaactgtccttatccgaacccacgagttttacctttgtcttcagattctcttccccatcccactaaGTGGGGAGGGGTAAGCAAGcagccacgtggtgctcagctgccagctggggctaaaccatgacagcgccctttaagtattgaaaggccacagtaaggtctccccggagcctcctcttctccgggctgaacaaccccaactctctcagcctgtctccatagcagaggtgctccagcccttgcaccatctctgtggcctcctctggactcgctccaacagctccatg from Grus americana isolate bGruAme1 chromosome 7, bGruAme1.mat, whole genome shotgun sequence encodes the following:
- the CWF19L1 gene encoding CWF19-like protein 1 isoform X2 → MSAVPLRVLACGDVEGRLEALFGRVRAIQGKSGRFDMLLCVGNFFGSTSETEWAEYRTGAKKGRRGLYSGTSGLQIAYLSGTESQDEPAPAYSFSAKDVTELKTSLLSTPNFKGVDILLTSPWPRDVGTFANSAGEIDTKKCGSKLVSDLAASLKPRYHFAALEKAYYERLPYRNHTVLQETPQHVSRFIALADVGNTSKKKYLYAFSIVPMSLMDPAELVKQPQDVTENPYQKLRKEAQKTKAPVCAEEEPACQFFFDLSKHQGKKRPSSGKESGNSQPKQAKKPPQPTGPCWFCLASPEVEKHLVVSIGTHCYLALAKGGLLPDHVLILPIGHYQSVVDLSSEVVEEVTKYKSALKEFFRSKGKRYVLFERNYRSQHLQLQVIPVPLDHCTTEDIKESFISQAQEQQIELLEIPEHSDITQVAQPGTPYFYVELDTGEKLFHRIRGRFPLHFGREVLASEALLALPQRADWRRCEAERAEEAAQARAFRRDFQPFDFALRA
- the CWF19L1 gene encoding CWF19-like protein 1 isoform X3, producing MLLCVGNFFGSTSETEWAEYRTGAKKAPIPTYVLGANNQETVNYFPDVSGCELAENITYLGRRGLYSGTSGLQIAYLSGTESQDEPAPAYSFSAKDVTELKTSLLSTPNFKGVDILLTSPWPRDVGTFANSAGEIDTKKCGSKLVSDLAASLKPRYHFAALEKAYYERLPYRNHTVLQETPQHVSRFIALADVGNTSKKKYLYAFSIVPMSLMDPAELVKQPQDVTENPYQKLRKEAQKTKAPVCAEEEPACQFFFDLSKHQGKKRPSSGKESGNSQPKQAKKPPQPTGPCWFCLASPEVEKHLVVSIGTHCYLALAKGGLLPDHVLILPIGHYQSVVDLSSEVVEEVTKYKSALKEFFRSKGKRYVLFERNYRSQHLQLQVIPVPLDHCTTEDIKESFISQAQEQQIELLEIPEHSDITQVAQPGTPYFYVELDTGEKLFHRIRGRFPLHFGREVLASEALLALPQRADWRRCEAERAEEAAQARAFRRDFQPFDFALRA